TAGATCATCCAGGGAGATATGCCCATCGCGTAAGGCGCGCAGTGCGGCGTTGGTACGGTCCCGGACTTTCAACTTGGTCATAATGCGAGCCATGATCTCGATCATTTCAGTCATGGGCACGTTGAGCTTCGCGCCGATTTGCTCGTCACTGTAGCCTGCGGCCACGTGCAGCAAAACAGCTCGCTCCGTTTCAGTGAGTTCATTATCCGCATCATTGAGCATGCCGCTAACGATCTTACCGGCAATGCCACGTCCGAGGACAATCTCATCGTCCATCACTTTGCGGATGGCATCCATCAGCTTGCTCTCATCGGTGCTCTTGAGCAAATACCCATGCGCACCAGCCCGCAGAGCACGCATGATGTAGATGTCATCATCGCGGCCCGTCAGCACCAGCACTTTAACGTCTGGGGCTTGCTCACGGATGCTTGGCAGAATATCCAGGCCAGATTTCCCCGGCATATTCAGGTCCAGCAGCAGCACATCAGGCTGTAACTCCAGCGTGCGCAGCAAAGCCTGATCGCCATCGCTGGCCTCTGCCAGGACGAGGAATTCTTCATTGGCTTCCAGGTAACTCGCCAGGGCACGCCGCAGCAGCACATGATCATCCGCCATGACCACCTTAATCATCCGCCGGGGACGCGCATTTGGGTCATTCAGGCGGCCCGTCTGGCGTGTCGCTGAAGACTGATCAATTTCAGCATCACGCCCGGTGGTAAAGCCACCCACGGGCAGCGTCGCCTCTAATGCCTCTGCCAGGAGGTCCGCTGATTGGAAGCGCCGATCTTTGCGCTTTTCCAGCGTTTTAAGGATGACGTGTTCCAGGGAAGGCGTGATATCCGGTTTGATGAGGCGCGGCGGTGGCGGTGGCTGCTGAACGTGCTGCAGCAACAGGGCTGTGATGTCATCGGCATTAAATGGGAGCTGCCCAGTTAGCATCTCGTAAAGCACGATGCCGAGCGAATAAATATCTGTGCGGCGGTCCAATTCGTGGCCCTGGGCTTGCTCCGGCGAGATATACGCTGGCGTGCCGATGACCATCCCCGGAGCCGTTACGCGTTTGGCTTCTCGCGGTAACGCCAACCCCAGGTCCATAATCTTGATCTGCCCCTGGGGTGTCACTTTGATATTCGCAGGCTTAATATCTCGATGGATGATGTCGTTCTCGTGGGCATAATGCAGCGCCCGCGCGATCTGCGAACCCAGCGCGACGACTAATTCCGGCGCGGAAGGCACATAGGACGCGAGCGAATCGCCATCAATATATTCGACGACGAGATAATCACGGTCGCTATCCTTGCCCATATCGTACAAGGCCATGATATTGGGATGATTGAGTTGGGCGGCTGCGTTGGCTTCCTGGAAGAAGCGAACACGGGTTGATTCTCGCACGTGGGGCAGCAAGACTTTAAT
The Phototrophicus methaneseepsis DNA segment above includes these coding regions:
- a CDS encoding protein kinase domain-containing protein, producing MIGKKLNQRYEILAHIGEGATSTVYLGRDSLLGRDVAIKVLLPHVRESTRVRFFQEANAAAQLNHPNIMALYDMGKDSDRDYLVVEYIDGDSLASYVPSAPELVVALGSQIARALHYAHENDIIHRDIKPANIKVTPQGQIKIMDLGLALPREAKRVTAPGMVIGTPAYISPEQAQGHELDRRTDIYSLGIVLYEMLTGQLPFNADDITALLLQHVQQPPPPPRLIKPDITPSLEHVILKTLEKRKDRRFQSADLLAEALEATLPVGGFTTGRDAEIDQSSATRQTGRLNDPNARPRRMIKVVMADDHVLLRRALASYLEANEEFLVLAEASDGDQALLRTLELQPDVLLLDLNMPGKSGLDILPSIREQAPDVKVLVLTGRDDDIYIMRALRAGAHGYLLKSTDESKLMDAIRKVMDDEIVLGRGIAGKIVSGMLNDADNELTETERAVLLHVAAGYSDEQIGAKLNVPMTEMIEIMARIMTKLKVRDRTNAALRALRDGHISLDDLHELRPPQIG